The window GGTTCTTCCAGCATCACGGTTACGCTTCAAGTGGCGCCGGCAGATAATAACAATTATTATGTGGATAATTCAACTGGCAAAGTGTTTCGGCATCCAGTAATAACATTACGACCGTTACCGTACCCATGAAATTTGCAAGATTAAG is drawn from Desulforamulus ruminis DSM 2154 and contains these coding sequences:
- a CDS encoding DUF6385 domain-containing protein; amino-acid sequence: MGQYRENSYFIRNNGSSSITVTLQVAPADNNNYYVDNSTGKVFRHPVITLRPLPYP